A single region of the Oncorhynchus kisutch isolate 150728-3 linkage group LG30, Okis_V2, whole genome shotgun sequence genome encodes:
- the LOC109874891 gene encoding transcription initiation factor IIB isoform X2, protein MLVEDYRAGDMICPECGLVVGDRVIDVGSEWRTFTNEKATKDPSRVGDAQNPLLNGGDLTTMISKGTGAASFDEFGNSKYQNRRTMSSSDRAMLNAFKEITTMADRINLPRNIIDRTNNLFKQVYEQKSLKGRANDAIASACLYIACRQEGVPRTFKEICAVSRISKKEIGRCFKLILKALETSVDLITTGDFMSRFCSNLGLPKQVQMAATYIARKAVEQDLVPGRSPISVAAAAIYMASQASAEKKTQKEIGDIAGVADVTIRQSYRLIYPRAADLFPPDFKFDTPVDKLPQL, encoded by the exons GTGACAGGGTGATTGATGTCGGCTCAGAGTGGAGGACCTTCACCAATGAGAAAGCCACCAAAGACCCGTCTAGAGTGGGCGACGCCCAGAACCCACTCCTCAACGGGGGAGACTTGACCACCATGATCAGCAAG GGAACAGGCGCGGCTAGTTTTGACGAGTTCGGCAACTCCAAGTACCAGAACCGGCGGACCATGAGCAGTTCAGACCGTGCCATGCTAAACGCCTTCAAAGAGATTACCACCATGGCCGACCGGATCAACCTACCAAGGAACATCATA GACCGAACAAATAACTTATTTAAGCAAGTGTACGAACAGAAGAGCCTGAAGGGGCGGGCCAACGACGCCATCGCATCAGCCTGCCTTTACATCGCCTGCAGACAAGAGGGCGTGCCTCGGACGTTTAAAG AGATCTGCGCCGTGTCCCGCATCTCCAAGAAGGAGATCGGCCGCTGCTTCAAGCTGATCCTCAAGGCCCTGGAGACCAGCGTGGACCTCATCACCACCGGAGACTTCATGTCCCGCTTCTGCTCCAACCTGGGCCTGCCTAAGCAGGTGCAGATGGCGGCCACCTACATCGCCCGGAAGGCCGTGGAGCAGGACCTGGTGCCCGGCAGGAGCCCCATCTCTGTGGCCGCCGCCGCCATTTACATGGCCTCCCAGGCCTCCGCTGAGAAGAAGACCCAGAAAG AGATTGGAGACATCGCCGGTGTGGCAGACGTCACAATCAGACAGTCGTACCGACTCATCTACCCCCGTGCAGCTGACCTCTTCCCCCCGGACTTCAAATTCGACACCCCTGTCGACAAACTGCCCCAGCTGTGA